Proteins from one Telopea speciosissima isolate NSW1024214 ecotype Mountain lineage chromosome 1, Tspe_v1, whole genome shotgun sequence genomic window:
- the LOC122651495 gene encoding uncharacterized protein LOC122651495, which produces MEGNDVGICSNVPDDVHAEALRALSNKKAKTGESSTACNVGTSQSPLDSREHIGQPSSLQQPSVDGMFKQKSKDEVDEDLALCFFFNNISFNVIQTPSFIQMLRSACCYGPSYAYSTLRTKLVQRARKDIEGYVASIKKSWSTTGCTIMSDIWTDMKERSFINVIAYSPKGAVFLNSFECSDSSKTGQFLRDILEPIIEEIGAEKVVQLISDNASNYGVAISLIMEKYPHIHRIRCTAHGV; this is translated from the exons ATGGAA GGAAATGATGTTGGGATATGTAGCAATGTGCCTGATGATGTCCATGCTGAGGCACTCCGTGCATTAAGTAATAAGAAAGCTAAGACTGGGGAAAGTTCCACTGCATGTAATGTTGGAACTTCACAAAGCCCCCTAGATAGTAGAGAACATATAGGTCAGCCTTCAAGTCTTCAACAACCAAGTGTAGATGGAATGTTTAAACAGAAAAGCAAGGATGAAGTTGATGAAGATTTggctctttgtttcttttttaataacATTTCCTTTAATGTTATTCAAACTCCTAGTTTCATTCAGATGTTACGTTCTGCTTGTTGTTATGGTCCAAGTTATGCCTATTCTACATTGAGGACCAAATTGGTACAAAGGGCGAGGAAGGATATTGAAGGATATGTTGCTTCAATTAAGAAGTCATGGTCTACTACAGGATGCACTATTATGTCTGACATATGGACTGATATGAAAGAGCGTTCCTTCATTAATGTTATTGCATATTCACCCAAGGGGGCTGTTTTCCTTAACTCTTTTGAGTGCTCTGATTCTTCTAAAACTGGACAATTTCTTAGAGATATACTTGAGCCTATAATAGAGGAAATTGGAGCAGAGAAAGTTGTTCAACTTATCTCAGATAACGCTTCCAACTATGGGGTTGCAATCTCTTTGATTATGGAGAAATATCCTCACATTCATAGGATAAGGTGTACAGCCCATGGAGTGTAA